One Syntrophaceae bacterium DNA window includes the following coding sequences:
- the infC gene encoding translation initiation factor IF-3 has product MPSGRRCPIEKHLRINQGIRVSQVRVIDLEGKQLGILPIAEALAEAAKVGMDLVEVAPNSNPPVCRIMDYGKFRYQQSKKMQVARKSAAAVQIKEMRLRPKIDEHDREIKIRKVKEFLEEGDKVKISMIFRGREIAYTSIGLKIMESIREELESIATVEQHPKIEGRSMVMVVSPKK; this is encoded by the coding sequence ATGCCATCGGGCAGGAGGTGTCCAATAGAAAAACATCTTCGGATCAACCAGGGGATCAGGGTCTCCCAGGTGCGCGTCATCGACCTTGAGGGCAAGCAGCTGGGGATATTGCCCATCGCCGAGGCCCTGGCGGAAGCGGCAAAGGTGGGAATGGACCTCGTCGAGGTCGCCCCGAATTCCAATCCCCCCGTATGCCGGATCATGGATTACGGGAAGTTCCGCTACCAGCAGAGCAAGAAGATGCAGGTGGCGAGAAAGAGCGCGGCCGCCGTCCAGATCAAGGAGATGCGGCTGCGGCCCAAGATCGACGAGCACGACCGGGAGATCAAGATCCGCAAGGTCAAGGAGTTTCTGGAGGAAGGCGACAAGGTGAAGATCTCGATGATCTTCCGGGGCCGCGAGATCGCCTACACGTCGATCGGCCTCAAGATCATGGAGTCCATCCGGGAAGAACTGGAGAGCATCGCCACCGTGGAGCAGCACCCCAAGATCGAGGGGAGGAGCATGGTGATGGTGGTGTCCCCCAAGAAATAA
- the rpmI gene encoding 50S ribosomal protein L35 — MPKQKTHKGASKRFSLTGTGKVKRKRAFHSHILTKKTTKRKRKLRKSTILDARDTKGIKRLIPYA; from the coding sequence ATGCCGAAGCAGAAAACACACAAGGGAGCATCAAAGCGCTTTTCCCTGACCGGAACGGGGAAAGTGAAGCGCAAAAGGGCCTTCCACAGCCACATCCTGACGAAGAAGACGACGAAGAGAAAGCGCAAGCTGAGAAAGTCGACGATCCTCGACGCCCGTGACACCAAGGGCATCAAGAGGCTCATCCCCTACGCCTAG
- a CDS encoding YraN family protein: protein MRKNRGDRGEDRAAAFLEAQGYRILERNYRCPLGEVDLIARDGETLVFVEVKTRASSRFGPPQAAVGPRKQKKMTAVALFYLKGQGWLAAPSRFDVAAVSLAGGRETVTLYKNAFDATGF from the coding sequence GTGAGAAAGAATAGGGGGGACCGCGGCGAGGATCGGGCCGCCGCATTCCTGGAGGCGCAGGGATACCGGATCCTGGAGCGCAACTACCGCTGCCCGCTGGGCGAGGTGGACCTCATCGCGCGGGACGGCGAAACCCTTGTCTTCGTCGAGGTCAAGACGCGCGCATCCTCCCGTTTCGGCCCGCCCCAGGCGGCCGTCGGGCCCAGGAAGCAGAAGAAGATGACGGCCGTCGCCCTCTTTTACCTGAAAGGGCAGGGGTGGCTTGCGGCCCCGTCGCGCTTCGATGTCGCCGCCGTGAGCCTCGCCGGGGGAAGAGAGACGGTGACCCTCTACAAGAACGCATTCGACGCGACAGGGTTCTGA
- a CDS encoding ribonuclease HII, with the protein MDSFERSARRRGYDVIAGVDEAGRGPLAGPVVAAAVVLPEGFRLDGVRDSKQLTEKKRLRYYDIILHAARSWGIGVVEPSVIDRINIFQATRLAMREAVLQLSPAADYLLIDGARAQRLSLPVTQETIIRGDSLSISVACASIVAKVSRDRIMEIYHHQFPQYNFIANKGYGTREHLEAIRCHGPCKIHRRTFKGVREALDPGEKE; encoded by the coding sequence CGTCGACGAGGCGGGACGGGGCCCGCTGGCCGGGCCGGTGGTGGCGGCGGCCGTCGTTCTCCCCGAGGGCTTCCGGCTTGACGGCGTCAGGGACTCGAAGCAGCTGACGGAAAAGAAGCGCCTGCGATACTACGACATCATCCTCCATGCCGCCCGGAGCTGGGGGATCGGTGTCGTGGAACCCTCCGTCATCGACCGCATCAACATCTTCCAGGCCACGCGCCTGGCCATGAGGGAAGCCGTTCTCCAGCTTTCCCCCGCCGCGGATTACCTGCTCATCGACGGGGCAAGGGCCCAGCGTCTGTCCCTGCCCGTCACGCAGGAAACGATCATCCGCGGGGATTCCCTGAGCATCTCCGTGGCCTGCGCCTCGATTGTCGCCAAGGTGTCCCGCGACCGGATCATGGAGATCTATCACCACCAGTTTCCCCAGTACAACTTCATCGCGAACAAGGGGTACGGAACCCGGGAGCACCTCGAGGCGATCCGGTGCCATGGCCCCTGCAAGATCCACCGCCGAACCTTCAAGGGGGTGAGGGAAGCCCTTGACCCGGGTGAGAAAGAATAG
- the rsmI gene encoding 16S rRNA (cytidine(1402)-2'-O)-methyltransferase → MSRQKETGKLYLVSTPIGNLEDITLRALRILKEVDLIACEDTRRTRILLGHHGIPTAITSLYDEIEQRKSEVLVGKLLEGLSIAYVSDAGTPLISDPGYRLVRRAIEAGVPVVPVPGPSAAVTALSVSGLPSDRFAFCGFLPVKPGRRQSLLRALQDLPMTLIFHESPRRTVESLRDIRDVLGDRKVVVARELTKLFEEVLRGTAGEVIAKLEGADIRGEITLLVEGAGGRGDAGDAEIEEAMNRLASQEELSTKDLAARVAHELDLPRKRVYDLVVRLRAGKAEAEKL, encoded by the coding sequence ATGAGCCGGCAGAAGGAAACGGGCAAGCTCTACCTCGTCTCCACCCCCATCGGGAACCTGGAGGACATCACGCTGCGCGCGCTGCGCATCCTCAAGGAGGTCGACCTCATCGCCTGCGAGGACACGCGGCGAACGCGGATCCTGCTCGGGCATCACGGCATCCCGACGGCGATCACGAGCCTCTACGACGAGATCGAACAGAGAAAGAGCGAGGTGCTGGTCGGCAAACTGCTGGAAGGACTCTCCATTGCCTACGTCAGCGATGCCGGGACGCCCCTGATTTCCGACCCGGGATATCGCCTGGTCAGGAGGGCCATCGAGGCCGGGGTCCCCGTCGTGCCGGTGCCCGGTCCCTCCGCGGCGGTCACGGCACTCTCCGTCTCGGGGCTGCCCTCGGACCGCTTTGCCTTCTGCGGCTTCCTCCCCGTGAAGCCGGGCCGGAGGCAGTCGCTGCTCAGGGCCCTGCAGGATCTGCCGATGACCCTCATCTTTCACGAGTCGCCGCGCCGGACCGTCGAGTCCCTGCGGGACATCCGGGACGTCCTGGGCGATCGGAAGGTCGTCGTCGCCCGGGAGCTGACGAAGCTCTTCGAGGAGGTTCTGAGAGGAACCGCCGGGGAGGTGATCGCGAAGCTCGAGGGGGCCGATATCCGGGGGGAGATCACGCTGCTCGTCGAGGGGGCCGGCGGAAGGGGAGACGCGGGGGACGCGGAGATCGAAGAGGCCATGAACCGCCTCGCATCGCAGGAGGAACTCTCCACGAAGGACCTCGCGGCGCGGGTCGCCCATGAACTCGACCTGCCGAGGAAGCGTGTCTACGACCTCGTCGTGAGACTGCGGGCGGGAAAGGCGGAAGCTGAGAAGCTGTGA
- a CDS encoding CDP-diacylglycerol--glycerol-3-phosphate 3-phosphatidyltransferase has protein sequence MTIPNFLTVLRIVLVPVIVILLIQGHYVKALVFFVIAGVTDCLDGLLARVLNQQTVVGAYLDPVADKALVISMFATLAIVGVIPGWLAVVVISRDCIILGGILVLTLMSVSLEIKPSFISKINTMLQLCTVFFALLLKAGDGGQYFREAFAILCWLTALFTVISGGDYIIRGMRLIGAGGANQGKT, from the coding sequence GTGACCATCCCCAATTTTCTCACCGTTCTCCGGATCGTCCTCGTTCCGGTCATCGTCATCCTCCTGATCCAGGGGCATTATGTGAAGGCCCTGGTGTTCTTCGTCATCGCCGGCGTGACGGATTGCCTGGATGGGCTGCTTGCCCGGGTTCTCAACCAGCAGACCGTCGTGGGGGCCTACCTCGATCCCGTGGCCGACAAGGCTCTCGTGATCAGCATGTTTGCGACGCTGGCCATTGTCGGCGTGATCCCGGGTTGGCTTGCCGTGGTGGTCATCAGCCGCGACTGCATCATACTCGGGGGAATCCTCGTGTTGACCCTCATGTCCGTCAGCCTCGAGATCAAACCGTCTTTCATAAGTAAAATCAACACGATGCTTCAACTTTGCACTGTATTTTTTGCCCTCCTGCTGAAGGCGGGCGACGGGGGGCAGTATTTCCGAGAGGCCTTCGCGATCCTGTGCTGGCTCACCGCACTCTTCACTGTCATCTCGGGGGGTGATTACATCATCAGGGGGATGAGGCTCATCGGCGCCGGGGGCGCGAATCAGGGAAAAACATGA
- the pheS gene encoding phenylalanine--tRNA ligase subunit alpha, whose amino-acid sequence MREQLEKLQRDAEEELRGASTDEAIQAIRTKYLGRKGALTSILRGLGSVPPEERPAMGQLANQVKEALSRRIDEVLDGIAASKKDSRLLQERLDVTLPGRGPARGTLHPITQVTQEICGIFAALGFVVAEGPEVELDYYNFEALNMAKDHPSRDMQATFYIAGNLLLRTHTSPVQVRVMEKQQPPVRVIAPGKVYRPDADISHSPMFHQIEGLYVDRRVTFGDLKGTLTYFLHHVFGSEIGVRFRPSFFPFTEPSAEVDIQCVMCRGKGCRVCGQSGWLEILGSGMVDPEVFKAVGYDSEQYTGFAFGLGVERIAMLRYGISDIRLFTENDRRFLEQF is encoded by the coding sequence ATGAGAGAGCAGCTGGAGAAGCTTCAGCGCGACGCCGAGGAGGAGCTGCGCGGGGCCTCGACGGACGAGGCGATCCAGGCGATCCGGACGAAATACCTGGGCCGCAAGGGCGCGCTCACGTCCATCCTGCGCGGGCTGGGGTCCGTGCCGCCCGAAGAGCGGCCTGCGATGGGGCAGCTGGCCAACCAGGTCAAGGAGGCCCTCTCTCGGCGCATCGATGAAGTCCTCGACGGGATCGCGGCATCGAAAAAGGACAGCCGTCTCCTGCAGGAGAGGCTCGACGTGACTCTGCCCGGGCGGGGACCCGCCCGGGGGACCCTGCACCCTATCACCCAGGTGACGCAGGAGATCTGCGGGATCTTCGCCGCGCTGGGCTTCGTTGTGGCCGAGGGGCCCGAGGTCGAGCTGGACTACTACAATTTCGAAGCCCTCAACATGGCCAAGGACCACCCGTCGCGGGACATGCAGGCGACGTTCTACATCGCGGGCAACCTGCTTCTCAGGACACACACCTCGCCGGTCCAGGTCCGCGTGATGGAAAAGCAGCAGCCGCCCGTGCGGGTCATCGCGCCGGGAAAGGTGTACCGGCCCGACGCCGACATTTCCCACTCCCCGATGTTCCACCAGATCGAAGGGCTCTACGTCGACCGGAGGGTCACCTTCGGGGACCTGAAGGGAACACTCACGTACTTCCTGCATCACGTCTTCGGCAGCGAAATCGGCGTGCGGTTCCGCCCGAGCTTCTTCCCCTTCACGGAGCCCAGCGCAGAGGTCGACATCCAGTGCGTCATGTGCCGCGGGAAAGGCTGCCGGGTGTGCGGACAGAGCGGCTGGCTCGAGATCCTGGGATCCGGCATGGTCGACCCCGAAGTCTTCAAGGCCGTGGGGTACGACAGCGAGCAGTACACGGGATTTGCCTTCGGCCTCGGTGTCGAGCGGATCGCCATGCTGCGCTACGGCATCTCCGACATCCGGCTCTTCACGGAGAACGACCGCCGGTTCCTGGAACAGTTTTAA
- the rplT gene encoding 50S ribosomal protein L20, giving the protein MARVKRSVTGRKKRRKIMKLAKGYFGARRRAYRLATESVNRALAFAFRDRKARKREFRSLWIARINAAARLNNLSYSRFIDGLKKAGVSLDRKVLADIAVHDPRAFSEIAGIAAGGKKG; this is encoded by the coding sequence ATGGCACGTGTAAAGCGAAGTGTGACGGGAAGGAAGAAACGCAGGAAGATCATGAAGCTGGCCAAGGGCTATTTCGGGGCCCGGCGCAGGGCGTACCGCCTCGCGACGGAGTCCGTCAACCGGGCCCTTGCCTTTGCCTTCCGCGACCGCAAGGCCCGCAAGCGCGAGTTCCGCAGCCTCTGGATCGCGCGGATCAACGCCGCGGCGAGACTCAACAACCTTTCCTACAGCCGTTTCATCGACGGGCTCAAGAAGGCGGGCGTTTCCCTTGACCGCAAGGTCCTGGCGGACATCGCCGTCCACGACCCCCGTGCGTTCTCCGAAATTGCCGGCATCGCGGCAGGCGGGAAGAAGGGATGA
- a CDS encoding phenylalanine--tRNA ligase subunit beta, whose protein sequence is MKVSLRWLRDYVDIDITPQELADRLTMAGLEVDAVEDYAPAFTGVVTARILTMRRHPDADKLHLLEVTTGGGPLPIVCGAPNMKPGDVVALATVGAVIPGGYVIKSSKIRGEASEGMLCSEDELGIGPDASGLLILPPETPLGKDLADVLDLRDTVLDIGVTPNRADCLSIVGIAREAAVLCGRKLRYPKIAFKESPEDIRSVTSVEIQDPDLCPRYTARVIRGVKIQPSPKWMRLRLEAVGLRSINNVVDVTNFVMMELGQPLHAFDFRFLEEGRIVVRRSREGEPFVSLDGKTRTLNAETLMICDGRKPVAIAGIMGGENSEVKDDTETVLLESAYFDPSAIRRGARFLGMGTDAAFRFERGIDPEGVVRALDRAAQLIADLSGGRICKGHIDAYPRKVPVPGPIRVRMDRVEAILGTPVKAAEAAAIFRGLEMSVKREGKGILSVTPPTFRVDLWREIDLIEEIARIHGYDKIPETIPAIPVPGELHDRKREFESAVRAALSGQGFSEVLNFSFISPRAAEVLAFPAGDERRRFVRIANPLTEDQAVMRTTLLYGLLETMRRNVNAGLPDLKLFELGKIFIARGEGELPREVDKIALLMTGLRHGQNWHFQSLPVDFYDIKGALEGLAGALRVSGLRFEAAPDIPWLHPGRAARVFAGETEIGALGELHPDAAERMDLRGRAFVLEVDAEPLMGGGQRPVVYREFSRFPSMVRDVAFLVGQETEAAGMIGLAVSAGEELLEKVDVFDVYSGKGIPEGMKSLGLRFTYRSASRTLTDDETSQAHGRIVKRIVESTGARIRGEG, encoded by the coding sequence ATGAAAGTCAGTCTTCGGTGGCTCAGGGATTACGTCGATATCGACATCACACCGCAGGAGCTGGCGGACCGTCTCACGATGGCCGGTCTCGAGGTGGACGCCGTGGAGGACTACGCCCCCGCCTTCACCGGGGTCGTCACGGCCAGGATCCTGACCATGCGGCGCCATCCCGACGCCGACAAGCTGCATCTCCTGGAGGTGACCACGGGCGGCGGGCCGCTTCCCATCGTCTGCGGCGCCCCGAACATGAAGCCGGGCGACGTGGTGGCCCTTGCCACGGTCGGCGCCGTGATCCCCGGGGGCTACGTCATCAAGAGCTCGAAGATCCGCGGGGAGGCCTCCGAAGGCATGCTGTGCTCCGAGGACGAGCTGGGAATCGGACCCGACGCGTCGGGCCTGCTGATCCTGCCGCCGGAGACGCCGCTGGGAAAGGACCTCGCCGATGTCCTCGATCTGCGCGACACGGTGCTCGACATCGGCGTCACGCCCAACCGGGCCGACTGCCTGAGCATCGTCGGCATCGCCCGCGAGGCGGCCGTCCTGTGCGGCAGGAAGCTGCGCTACCCGAAGATCGCTTTCAAGGAATCCCCTGAGGACATCCGGTCCGTCACCTCCGTCGAGATCCAGGACCCCGACCTCTGCCCCCGGTACACGGCCCGCGTGATACGGGGAGTCAAGATCCAGCCGTCGCCGAAGTGGATGCGGCTGCGCCTCGAGGCCGTGGGGCTCCGGTCCATCAACAACGTCGTCGACGTGACCAACTTCGTCATGATGGAACTCGGGCAGCCCCTGCACGCCTTCGACTTCCGCTTCCTCGAGGAGGGGAGGATCGTCGTGCGCCGCTCCCGCGAGGGGGAGCCCTTCGTCTCCCTCGACGGCAAGACCCGGACCCTCAACGCCGAGACGCTGATGATCTGTGACGGCCGCAAGCCCGTGGCCATCGCCGGGATCATGGGCGGCGAGAACTCCGAGGTGAAGGACGACACGGAGACGGTGCTGCTCGAGAGCGCCTATTTCGACCCCTCCGCGATCCGGCGCGGGGCGAGGTTCCTGGGCATGGGGACCGACGCCGCCTTCCGGTTCGAGCGGGGGATCGACCCCGAGGGGGTCGTGAGGGCCCTGGACCGCGCCGCCCAGCTCATCGCCGATCTGTCGGGCGGGCGCATCTGCAAGGGACACATCGACGCCTACCCCAGGAAAGTCCCCGTCCCGGGCCCCATCCGCGTCCGGATGGACCGCGTCGAGGCGATCCTCGGCACGCCCGTGAAGGCCGCGGAGGCGGCGGCGATCTTCCGGGGTCTCGAGATGTCCGTGAAGAGGGAAGGCAAGGGCATCCTCTCGGTCACTCCGCCCACCTTCCGTGTGGATCTGTGGCGCGAGATCGACCTCATCGAGGAGATCGCCCGGATCCACGGCTACGACAAGATCCCCGAGACCATCCCGGCCATTCCCGTCCCCGGCGAGCTCCACGACCGCAAGCGGGAGTTCGAGTCCGCCGTGCGGGCGGCCCTGAGCGGGCAGGGGTTTTCGGAAGTGCTCAATTTCAGCTTCATTTCGCCCCGCGCGGCCGAGGTGCTCGCCTTTCCCGCCGGCGACGAGCGGCGCCGCTTCGTCCGGATCGCGAACCCGCTCACGGAGGACCAGGCCGTCATGCGCACGACCCTCCTCTACGGGCTCCTCGAGACGATGCGAAGGAATGTCAATGCCGGCTTGCCGGACTTGAAACTCTTCGAGCTGGGCAAGATCTTCATCGCCCGCGGTGAAGGGGAACTGCCCCGGGAGGTGGACAAGATCGCCCTGCTGATGACGGGGTTGCGCCACGGGCAGAACTGGCACTTCCAGTCCCTCCCGGTCGATTTCTACGACATCAAGGGGGCCCTCGAGGGCCTCGCGGGGGCGCTGCGAGTCAGCGGGCTCCGGTTCGAGGCCGCCCCGGACATCCCCTGGCTGCACCCGGGCCGCGCGGCACGCGTCTTTGCCGGCGAAACGGAGATCGGCGCGCTCGGGGAGCTCCACCCCGATGCGGCTGAACGAATGGACCTGCGCGGCAGGGCCTTCGTCCTCGAAGTCGATGCGGAGCCCCTGATGGGCGGGGGCCAAAGACCGGTTGTCTACCGGGAATTCTCCCGGTTTCCCTCCATGGTCCGCGACGTGGCCTTCCTCGTCGGGCAGGAAACCGAGGCCGCCGGGATGATCGGCCTGGCCGTCTCGGCAGGGGAAGAATTGCTTGAAAAGGTTGATGTTTTTGATGTATATAGCGGCAAAGGTATTCCCGAGGGCATGAAGAGTCTTGGCCTGCGGTTTACCTACCGATCGGCATCAAGGACATTGACCGACGATGAAACGAGCCAGGCCCACGGCCGGATCGTAAAGCGGATCGTCGAATCAACCGGCGCCAGGATCAGGGGGGAAGGGTAA
- the thrS gene encoding threonine--tRNA ligase, whose product MSKIDIQYPDQTRKSFEAGLAAGEILAAWKAEAARDAVAARFNGRMIDLSSPVTESGSIDAVDIHSPEGVSVLRHSISHVMAEAVQDIFPNVKVTIGPSIEDGFYYDFDYESTFTPEDLKKIEERMAEIAAKDEPFTRREVSREEAVELFKKKGEPYKVELINDLPADVKTVSLYTQGNFTDLCRGPHIPSTGKIKAFKLLNVAGAYWRGDEHNKMLQRIYGTGFATPKQMEEYLNFIEEAKRRDHRKLGRELDLFQINEEVGPGLVIWHPKGAMLRTIIEDWERKEHFKRGYDIVVGPQILRDHMWIRSGHMDHYKESMYFTEVEDQAYGIKPMNCLSHMMIYKSKIRSYRDLPLRYFELGTVHRHEKTGVLHGLTRVRQFTQDDAHILCTPDQLNAEILAIADFVKYAMGIFGFEYEVELSTRPPNSIGSDRDWEMATAALEQSLKDNRMAYDINEGDGAFYGPKIDFKLKDALKRKWQCATIQCDFALPERFDLHFVGADGERHRPVMLHRVILGSIERFIGVLIEHYAGAFPVWLSPVQAVLVTVTDNQIPYGEEVYRKLLDAGLRVERDFKNEKLGHKIRAAQLQKVPYMLVIGDREVASGTISPRQRDGRNLGAMTADAFVELVREKCSRYE is encoded by the coding sequence ATGAGTAAAATCGACATCCAATACCCGGATCAAACCCGGAAGTCCTTCGAGGCCGGGCTGGCTGCGGGCGAAATCCTTGCCGCCTGGAAGGCGGAGGCCGCCCGCGACGCCGTCGCCGCCCGGTTCAACGGACGGATGATCGACCTTTCGAGCCCGGTCACGGAGAGCGGCTCCATCGACGCCGTGGACATCCACAGCCCGGAGGGAGTGAGCGTTCTGCGCCACAGCATCTCCCACGTCATGGCCGAGGCCGTGCAGGACATCTTCCCGAACGTCAAGGTCACGATCGGACCCTCCATCGAGGACGGCTTCTATTACGACTTCGACTACGAGTCGACCTTCACGCCCGAGGATCTGAAGAAGATCGAGGAGCGGATGGCGGAGATCGCCGCGAAGGACGAGCCCTTCACGCGCCGTGAAGTCAGCCGGGAAGAGGCGGTCGAGCTGTTCAAGAAGAAGGGCGAGCCTTACAAGGTGGAGCTGATCAACGACCTGCCCGCCGACGTCAAGACGGTGAGCCTCTACACGCAGGGCAACTTCACGGACCTGTGCCGGGGCCCCCACATCCCGTCGACAGGCAAGATCAAGGCCTTCAAGCTCCTCAACGTGGCCGGCGCCTACTGGCGGGGCGACGAGCACAACAAGATGCTCCAGCGCATCTACGGGACGGGGTTTGCCACCCCGAAGCAGATGGAGGAGTATCTCAACTTCATCGAGGAGGCCAAGAGGCGCGACCACCGCAAGCTCGGCAGGGAGCTGGACCTCTTCCAGATCAACGAGGAGGTGGGGCCGGGGCTCGTCATCTGGCACCCGAAGGGGGCCATGCTCCGGACCATCATCGAGGACTGGGAGCGCAAGGAGCATTTCAAACGGGGCTACGACATCGTCGTGGGCCCGCAGATCCTCCGGGACCACATGTGGATCCGCTCGGGCCACATGGACCACTACAAGGAGTCGATGTATTTCACCGAGGTGGAGGACCAGGCCTACGGGATCAAGCCCATGAACTGCCTCTCGCACATGATGATCTACAAGTCGAAGATCCGCAGCTACCGGGATCTGCCCCTGCGGTACTTCGAGCTGGGCACCGTGCACCGCCACGAGAAGACGGGGGTGCTGCACGGGCTGACGCGCGTGCGGCAGTTCACGCAGGACGACGCCCACATCCTCTGCACGCCGGATCAGCTCAACGCGGAGATCCTGGCCATTGCCGATTTCGTCAAGTACGCCATGGGGATCTTCGGCTTCGAGTACGAGGTTGAGCTCAGCACGCGCCCGCCGAACTCCATCGGGAGCGACAGGGACTGGGAGATGGCCACGGCCGCCCTGGAGCAGTCCCTGAAGGACAACCGGATGGCCTACGACATCAACGAGGGCGACGGCGCCTTCTACGGCCCGAAGATCGACTTCAAGCTCAAGGACGCCCTGAAGCGCAAGTGGCAGTGCGCCACGATCCAGTGCGACTTCGCGCTGCCGGAGCGCTTCGACCTGCATTTTGTGGGGGCCGACGGCGAGCGGCACCGCCCCGTCATGCTCCACCGGGTCATCCTCGGGTCCATCGAACGGTTCATCGGGGTTTTGATCGAGCACTACGCCGGGGCGTTCCCGGTGTGGCTCTCGCCGGTCCAGGCCGTGCTCGTCACGGTGACGGACAACCAGATCCCGTACGGCGAGGAGGTCTACCGCAAGCTGCTCGATGCGGGCCTGCGCGTGGAGAGGGACTTCAAGAACGAGAAGCTGGGGCACAAGATCCGCGCCGCTCAGCTCCAGAAGGTCCCCTACATGCTGGTCATCGGGGACAGGGAGGTCGCCTCGGGAACGATTTCCCCCCGGCAGCGCGACGGCAGGAATCTCGGCGCCATGACGGCCGACGCCTTCGTCGAACTCGTCCGCGAAAAGTGCAGCCGCTACGAGTAG
- a CDS encoding DUF799 family lipoprotein, giving the protein MIESRTARLSCILILGVALMQGCSTLAKIPVIRDLPFVSKAEEDAQPALPSLGVKTIAVLPVEIKAGSPDAARMIREKLLQELYFKGYPKVPFEMVDAALAEARRREGAAPGAMVRPQLIGGLLGADAVLYTTMLEADTTYRYVYAPVTVRAVFEIKSANTGETIWRHESRATDRDYGVTKSSLELGSAKIFEDVIFEAVRQAVEKLPDGPAISGAR; this is encoded by the coding sequence GTGATTGAATCCAGAACGGCCCGGCTCTCCTGCATCCTGATCCTTGGGGTCGCCCTGATGCAGGGGTGCTCGACACTGGCGAAGATTCCCGTCATCCGTGATCTGCCCTTCGTGTCGAAGGCGGAGGAGGACGCGCAGCCGGCCTTGCCCAGCCTCGGGGTGAAAACGATCGCCGTCCTGCCCGTGGAGATCAAGGCCGGCAGCCCCGACGCTGCGCGGATGATCCGTGAAAAACTCCTCCAGGAGCTCTATTTCAAGGGTTATCCGAAAGTCCCCTTCGAAATGGTGGACGCCGCGCTCGCGGAAGCGAGGAGAAGGGAGGGGGCAGCTCCGGGGGCTATGGTGCGTCCCCAGCTCATCGGGGGCTTGCTCGGCGCGGATGCGGTCCTGTACACCACCATGCTCGAGGCGGACACGACCTACCGTTACGTTTACGCCCCTGTCACCGTGAGGGCCGTCTTCGAGATCAAGAGCGCCAACACGGGCGAAACGATCTGGAGGCACGAGTCCCGGGCGACGGACCGTGATTACGGGGTCACGAAGAGCAGTCTCGAGTTAGGGTCGGCGAAGATCTTCGAGGACGTGATCTTCGAGGCCGTGAGGCAGGCCGTCGAAAAGCTCCCTGACGGCCCGGCGATATCGGGGGCGAGATAA